CGCGATATCGGCAAGGTATGTGTCGAAACGCCGGTCCGTACCCGCCCGTTGTTCTGGAAGCCCGGATTCACCGTGATTCCGGGAGAGCATCGTGGACGTGAAGGGAAGAAACCCATCAATTGCGGGATGGAGCTTTTGAAGGAAAAGGGGTTACAAGGCGTCCCATCATCATGTTAGATCCTGTCATGAAACCAAAGGCTCCCCAGAACCCCCAGCCCCCGGCCGTCAGCGAGGAAGAGATCCGCCAGCAGGAAGTCTTCGAGCTGGAGTCGCCTGACCGCACCTGGCTTTCCGGGCCGCGCTCACGCTGGCGTGATGCGATGACACTTTTCCACGTTTGCAGGGATTTCATCCGCGCGTTCCGCACGCTCCATTTCGCGGGGCCGTGTGTCACCATCTTCGGCTCCGCGAGGACGCCGGTCGGTTCTGACTTTTATAACATGGCGGTGGAAATGGGGGCGGCCTGTGCCCGTCTCGGCTTCACCACCATGACCGGCGGCGGCCCCGGTATCATGGAAGCGGGGAACAAGGGCGCCTATGAGGCGGGCGGTTGTTCCATCGGTGTGAACATCGAACTTCCCTTCGAGCAGCACCTGAATCCCTACGTCCACCGTTCGGTCACGATGCGCTATTTCTTCACCCGGAAGACCATCCTGGTGAAGTACTCCTACGCCTTCATCGTGCTGCCGGGTGGTTTCGGCTCTCTGGATGAGATGTTCGAGACCCTCACGCTGATCCAGACGGGCAAGCTGAGGAACTTCCCGCTCATCCTGATGGGCAAGGACTACTGGAAGCCGCTGATGGAACTGGTCTATCACATGGCGGAGGAAGGCACCATCAGCCCCGGGGATCCGGATCTGATCTTCGTCACCGACGACGTCGAAGATGCCGCCGCCCACCTCCAGCGCCATGCCGTCCGCCAGTTCGGCCTGCGCCGGAAAGCGGTCCCGAGAGCCATCAAGATCCTCGGCGAGAAGCCGGTGGAGAGTTGACTTTGTGTGATGTGGACATAATATGTCCACATGAAGACGGCCACCGTCCGTGAGTTGAGGAACGAGTTCGCCAAACTCGAAGCTTGGCTCGGTGAAGGCGAGGAAATCCGGATCGAGAAACGCGGTGAAGTCATCGCGGTTCTCAAGCCTGTCGGGCCGGATTCCCCGACGCCGTTCCGGATGCCGGACTTCGGGGCGAGGCAGAAGGCGATCTGGGGGGATCGTGTTTTCACCCGTCAGGAGATCGATGACATGCGCGCGGATGAGTTGGAGGGCGAGGAAGGATGAGAGTCTTTCCAGATACCTCCCTGCTTTGCGCCCTCTACCGCAGGCAGGTGAACAGTCCTGAAGCCATCGCATTCATGGAACGGCATGCCGCCGCGCTTCCGGTTTCAGGGTTGCTGCTGCTGGAGTTCCGGCAGTCCGTCCGGTTGCAGACCAGGTTGTTTTCCTTGGACCGCCGGAAAGGGTTCCCGGAGAGCGAAGGGGCGCGGATGTTGCGGGACCTCCAGTCCGACCTGACGGACGGCATTCTGAAAATCGAGGGGGTGGACTGGGCGGTGGTGTACCGGATTGCCGAGACCCTCAGCAGTGCCCATACCCGCGGGAGCGGGAACCGGCTTGTGGATATCCTCCATGTGGCGACGGCCCTGCACCTCGGCGCGGAGGAGTTCCTGACCTTTGATGCCAACCAGAAGGCGCTCGCCGAGTCTGAGGGGATGAGTGTCCCGTTTCAGGCTTTCGGCAGGAAATAACCCCGCTGCTTTTCCGAGATGGGCAGGCCCATTTTTTCCATCACCGCCAGCATGTCCTCCCACAGCAGGCGCTTCGCGTTGCCGGTGGCTCCGCTCTGGAGCAGGTAGCTGGGATGGTAGGTGACGCGGGCGGGGATGCCGCCCAGGTCGTGCCATTTTCCGCGCATGCCGGTGACGGCCCCTTGGAGGCCCAGCAGGCCTTCCGCCGCGGTGCCGCCGAGGGCGATGATGCATTCCGGCTTGATGATGTCGATTTCCGCGCGGACGAAAGGCATGCAGGAAGCCATTTCCTCCGGAGTCGGTTTCCGGTTGTTGGTCGTCTGCTTCGGCAGCGCCGGGCGGAATTTGACGATGTTCGAGATATAGACCTCCTCACGCCGGAGGCCCATGGCCTTGAGGATGTCATTCAGCTTCTGTCCGGCGGGTCCGACGAAGGGTTCGCGCTCCTTTTCCTCCTGATAGCCAGGGGCCTCACCCACCAGCATCAGCCGCGCGGCGGGATTTCCCACGGCGAACACCATGGTGTCCCTCAGCGTGCCCAGCGAACGCGCCGCCGGCCAGGACTCCGCCTGGCTGCGCAGGGACGCGAGCCGTTCCTCGCGGGAAATGCCTTCGGCCACCAGAACCCCGGGAACCGGAGAGGCACGCAGGGCCGGGGCTTCCGGCTCCAGATTGAAATGTTCCATCACGGCAGGGGCGGTGACAGAGGCCGCTGGGGCAGCCGCCTTTTTTCCCGCGCGTGCCCGCTCGAAAAGCTCCCGCAGGCCATCGCGAGCCTCGTCGTCCAGATGGATGTGGGACACGCCCCGTTCCTGTTCGGAACGGAGGAACTCGATGAGAAGATCGACGGGGCGCGACACGTCCAGAGGCATAGCGGGATGCCCGGAAAGGTGCAACCGCAGCTTGCCTTGAAATCCGCGGCGGAAAATTTTTGGAGGAAATTCCTTAAAATGAGCGTATCATCCGCCCGGCCGGATGGCCCGGAGATTATGAAGCGTGTATTGACTTTCCTGGCCATGGCCGGTGCCTGCATGGCCACCGCGTCCGCGGAAGTGCGGATTGATGAGAAGACTTTCGGCGAAAAACTCGGCGGCTGGACGAAGCGTTCCAACCAGGCCGCGGAGTACCCCCTGTCTGGCTCCAACTACCGCACCTACAAGCCGGAAGTTTCCCCGACACCGGATGGCGGCGTCTTCGTCTCCGTCCGCATCGACCACATCCGTGGCATGCTGGCGTCCGATGACCACGCCATCCTGGAGATCACCATCAACGACAAGGGGACCATCGTTTCCGCCCAGTCGAACATTGCGATCCAGGGCCGGGCGATCACCAGTGACGTGATCAAGGGCGGCACGGACACCGCAAGAGCCGCCGGAGCGGACCGTGCAGTGCAGATCGGCACGGATCTCGTGGCCGACCTTTCCGCGAAGCTGCTCCGCGAGAAGATTGTGGAGGCCGGGCGCGTTTCCTTTCCCTCCGTCCTGCGCCACAACTACAACCTGCTGTTCCAGTCCATCCGGACGGAGGAAATCGCGGCGGTGGCGGTTGAGGAAGCCC
The nucleotide sequence above comes from Akkermansiaceae bacterium. Encoded proteins:
- a CDS encoding uracil-DNA glycosylase — its product is MPLDVSRPVDLLIEFLRSEQERGVSHIHLDDEARDGLRELFERARAGKKAAAPAASVTAPAVMEHFNLEPEAPALRASPVPGVLVAEGISREERLASLRSQAESWPAARSLGTLRDTMVFAVGNPAARLMLVGEAPGYQEEKEREPFVGPAGQKLNDILKAMGLRREEVYISNIVKFRPALPKQTTNNRKPTPEEMASCMPFVRAEIDIIKPECIIALGGTAAEGLLGLQGAVTGMRGKWHDLGGIPARVTYHPSYLLQSGATGNAKRLLWEDMLAVMEKMGLPISEKQRGYFLPKA
- a CDS encoding PIN domain-containing protein — translated: MRVFPDTSLLCALYRRQVNSPEAIAFMERHAAALPVSGLLLLEFRQSVRLQTRLFSLDRRKGFPESEGARMLRDLQSDLTDGILKIEGVDWAVVYRIAETLSSAHTRGSGNRLVDILHVATALHLGAEEFLTFDANQKALAESEGMSVPFQAFGRK
- a CDS encoding TIGR00730 family Rossman fold protein, coding for MKPKAPQNPQPPAVSEEEIRQQEVFELESPDRTWLSGPRSRWRDAMTLFHVCRDFIRAFRTLHFAGPCVTIFGSARTPVGSDFYNMAVEMGAACARLGFTTMTGGGPGIMEAGNKGAYEAGGCSIGVNIELPFEQHLNPYVHRSVTMRYFFTRKTILVKYSYAFIVLPGGFGSLDEMFETLTLIQTGKLRNFPLILMGKDYWKPLMELVYHMAEEGTISPGDPDLIFVTDDVEDAAAHLQRHAVRQFGLRRKAVPRAIKILGEKPVES